The window TGGTTAATCCACCGACTGTGCACACTTGATAAGGTTTGCTAAAGGATGCTGCCAGAGTGCTTGTTACGATTCAAAATCATTTATGACTATTTCATGGTCTCGACATAACTACACATTACAGAAGTTCATTAGAAGGTCTATTCAAATGAGCCCTTTTTTGGTGATATCAAAACCTTTTGGAGATTTTTCAGACTTGCTAAAATATACAGCTGAGGAAAAAATTCACatacctttttttatttactatttataggtatgtgtttagtcTAATAAAAATTAGTCTTTTTTGTGAAAACTATAGAAAccggtcaaaataacaaaaaaaaatttttaacaattcaaataccgcaaagaaaacaagtttatatttacttggatgcaatacaacagtaacatttgtatgtgtatttaggaaaagaaTATAAATCTTGATTTTTAAATCTTGAAGTTTTCATCTCTGCTGTCAGTCATTTcaaattgctgttggatgactttatgtcactcctgaggtttgtttgtcttgaaattcaaaagacactggactggaatggccgaaattagaaataattaaataaaaaattggaatggcctcttaattttttccaagACCGTATGTATTATTATCCGGCTATCTATTAAAATAGCAATTTAAAAGCAAATACAATAGCATCAATGTACTGTTTAAGTGCTCAAATCAATTTCTGAATGccaaattacacatttttacattaaggAGAAATTCTATACATTAAGCCTTTATCTCTCAGATATCTCTTTTTATACCCTGCTGGGCTTCTTCCCCTAATACAGGAGCCATATCAATCATCACATACTTCCACAGACAATGAGAACTGCAGGATGCTCGACTATAGGACAAAGTTCTGACTTTTGAATATAATTCATTTGGAAATAGTTAATTAGCAGCTAAATTATTCAGTTAATTTATATTAGGCTAATGAGTTCCCTTGCTGCTGAATATTTCATAAGGTCTGTCAAAATGTAACAAGTGAATTTTGAAAATCTGCCTCTATTAATTTGTCATCAGTACAATTGTCCATCATTGAATGTGACGGGATGTTAATATAAATGAGACTAATTCACTGTCAGAAGCAACTTTCTGcgtaacatcatttattttcaaactgACTGGAACATGCGGTTGGGCTTCCCGTGCTCCTTAATAAATCATGTTCTGAACAATTGAAcaattaaaactgaaaacaccACTCATATGCCCTTTGAAAAATCCACAAGATGAAACGTTAATGTTTCAATACTACATCCAGAACACTTTTAACAAGATTACGAGCCCCCTTCTCCTCTAAAGTGTCTCTTTTGAAAGATTTGTGGCCTTATATTTCCCTTTATGAATAAAGAGAGGCCAATAATGATTTATGTGGTTTTGAACTTTAGTGGTAGAACACGAGCAGGTGAAAATGACAGTGAAACGCACACTCATATCTTCATTCATTTCCTCTCATGGCTTCAATTAGGTTCAGCTAACCTCAATCTCAATAGAGCTTACATGTGCCTTAAAGTGTAATTCTGAATGAATATAACATTGGCTGATGTAAGattgtaatatatttacatccacattttcatttgcatttaaaaataaggTGCTGTAAAGCCTAGATACACTGTATGAGTCATGTTTTGCAATTCTTTGCAGTTTTACATTTCCTAAACGTGTACAAGACATTATAAACATTCTGGTCCAGTAATACAGTTTTTGGCCACACGGGGACAGTATAGACCAACAAAATACATTGAGACTTGGAAAAGATTTAAATTTCTGCCTTTTGTTTAAGTATCCCCTGTAAACGGGTCTATGTAAATCTCAGCAATAATGCTTTATATTCTTTGACATGGAAAAGAAGTCCATCTACaactattgtatttttgtttccatttttattGATCTGCTGAGCAAATGCAAAATCTGAATTTATATCCTTAAACGTTTCTCCTTTTTACAATACAACTACAAATCATAATGAAACATCCTtatgaaaaaaacactgaagtaAATGACTGAATATTTAAGAATGCAGTGATTTGGCTTTCACATCAATACGATTGTCTAACAATGACAACATCGACAGGTGATAaaaccattattattatttggtcCATGACTGGGATATGGTCTGGGTGCGATGTTTGGATATCACAGCAGCATACTCTCTACCAGAGCGGTATATTGTGCGCTTCAGTTCAGGTGTGGAGAAATCCACGTGAAACAGACCAAAGCGCACACTGAAGCCATCTGCCCACTCAAAGTTATCCAGTAGAGACCAGGCAAAATATCCCTTTACATTCACTCCATCTTGACTGATAGCTGGAAAACAGGCACAAAAAACTTAGACTGGAGCTCCTTGCTATTATTTTAATACCATACTATATGTACTTCTATTTCTACATCAAAGCTGCAAAATAAACATACCATGCTACCTATGAACCCTACACAAACTGTGTTACCTTTTCCTACTTCTTGCAGTGTCTTCTGATAGAAATTGCACCGGTCATCATCTTCCATTTGAACCGGCCCTATCTGCGAAAAAGCCATTTTCTGTGATATAGATGGGCAGACTGGTGTAAGTGTCCTAAAGAATaagcaaatgtaaacatgttggTAAGGTTGGCAACAgcatgttttaacaaaaaaaatgcatagtGTCAATACTTCGAAACCGAAGTACttacatttatatgttttaacAGCTTTCGCAATCCATCAGGCACAACAGCCAACCAATAGACCCCACTTATGGGCCACGAGGGATCTATAACCGCTTCTGCACCTTGGTCTCTAATAAAACTGAGCTCGCCGCTCTTACAAGCACCCTTCAGATCTTTCACTTTTCGACTTGTGTAGTAGTTCAGTGCGAAGAAATCCGCTGTGCCCAGAGGGGACGGCTCATCTTTAGAGAAGCGAGGTAGCCGTGGGCCGTATCCAAATTCCAAGCTCCCCGCTTCAATCCTGGCCCTCATAGATTCTGGGTAATCCCCTGTGCAAAACACAGGACAAGCAAACCATCCCAAAGAGAATGCCATGTATCGCTCCGTGGCTGCGACATCTTGAAGACAGCCAGGGTCCAACGGTTCTGCCCAATCGGTGTTTAGGTTGAGGGATACTTTCCCTCCTtgtaaatgtctgaaatgcGAGTTATAGCAATGCCAGGCCTTGGTGTGGGCACGCAGCATGTTATGGCCAGCCAAGTAGGTAGACGTTCCTGGCTCTTTGATCCCAGGAGCAAAGATGCCATCCTCATGGCCTAGCTTGGCACAAATATAGGGCTCATTCAAAGTGGTCCAAAGATTCACTCTGTCACCGAAAGTCTGAAAGCAAAACTTGGCATAACTTTCAAAGATGTCTGCGATCTCTGTCGATTTCCATCCACCATAGTCCTGTAGGGCCTGAGGTAAGTCGAAGTGGTACAGCGTGACCATGGGGGTTACATTACAAGCAATCAAGTCATCGATCACTTTGTTGTAATATTCCACACCTGAAAGTAGAAAAAGGAACGAAAGATACATACTGTAGGGATgtgtttttagaaaatataattttatatttcaattaacAGAGGTCAAAAGAGTGTGCCAAGTATGTTTACTCAGActcaagtcaagtcaactttatttatatcgcgctttttacaattttcattgctacaaagcagctttacataaaaCTATTGactataacaaaacatttaaagcttaCATTTAAGACAAGGGAGAAAGAAAAAGTTCATATAtaaaacggactataaattcccatatgtaatattaattaagcaaaactttaaaataaaaaaaattgttaaagcTGAATAACTGCTTCAATTCCAcagtactttttttttaatcttacgACAATATGATTTTCTGTATCACTTTTCATACCTCtgtaataaagttaataaagcTTTACGTAAATCTTTTTATTAGTCATTTATGTGGCACATAAGATACTTGTTCTGAGGGGGTTCACAGCTTTACATCAAGTGTTTGTATATTTCCCTTAATCGAGTCTGACAATATATTTTGTGACACTAAGTCGAGccgaaatgttttatttctattcGGAGCGTCATTTTAAGAAAAGcaggtttttcattttttatttactaactACACATTTCTTATGATTCATTAATTTCTTATCTTTGCCAATGAAAGTACTGGAGGCTTTCCAACTACTAGACCTTTTTGAATCTCGTACCTTTCAGATTCACGTGATTTGTGGTTCCGTCAGGAAGAAGCCGTGACCAGGACATGGACAGGCGATGATGGGAAAGTCCAAGCCGTTGGATACATTTCAGGTCCTCTTCCAAGAGCTGATAGCTGTTGCAGGCTACATCTCCAGTCTGGTCTTCAAACACTTTTCCTTTAGCATGACAGAACGTGTCCCATATGCTCGCCCCTTTACCTTCCATATTCCAACCACCTGCAAGATCGGTTAGGAAAGTAAATTGGGAATTTAAAGTGATTCTTCACCCAAagattaaaattctgtcatcattccagttactccaaatatgtataaatgtcctTGTTCTGAGGAACAAAgagaagacatttggaagaacgcttataataattatatatatatatatatatatatcaactcCCATAGAAGAAagaattactttatcattttttgttgttgtgttaaacacaaaagaagacattttgaagaatgttggacagcaaacagttctgggtcccttttgactaccattgtttttcccctactatggtagtcaacggttgTTGAGATCTGTtgggttataagcattcttccaaatatctttctctgtgatcatccgaacaaagaaacacatttgtaacaactcgaaggcgagtaaaaaaattcaattttcatttttggttgaattatccctttaagtgacAACAGTAACTAAAATCTTAAAGAACTaacaatggttttattatagtaaaagtatgGTAACCATGTTTTATAGGCAGATTGATTGCTATTCATAGTTAATCACTGGTTATAGTGGTGGAACTAAACCATGGCACAGTGATGCAACACTATAATATGGTTCAAAGTGCaatgaatattaatcacatatttatgtacaaaCTTGCAATACGCATTAGCCTATAGTAAAATTCACGGTAGGCCTACTTGGTGTAAGATCTGTTTTACTCCTATTATTTGCACTAAACGTAAATGTGACGTCTGAAACGCTACATTAAAGCATATTTATCTTAATCTCTTGCGTTAATGTTACTGTAATTTACCTTCAATCTGATAAGCAGCTGTCGCAGCTCCCCACGCAAAGTCGCGTGGAAATGCGCTCACATCTATATTACACATGTTTTAAAGCACGGAAGAAAAGCTTCACAGCATTCACGAACTAGTTAAGTTTGCGAATAATTTATGTTCTCTTCTGCTTGCTTTTACTTTCGAATAGCACCGCATCAAAGTCCGAATTGTACGCCAAGGCAGGTCCTGCGTGTGACGTCATCGCGCAAGCTTGACAGCAATGAGCAGACTCGCCACCTGGGCGTAACTTTTACTATTTGAGGAGGATATTTAAGGGAGTTTACAGAAAATCTGATAATTTTgcacatggtgacagagtttcgTATTCATTGGTGacattttgctctttttttaatGAGGAAGATGTGTTACAAATCAGATTTTTAGGTAAATCAATGTAAACTCGTTTTTTGTAAGGCTCAAATTGTGAATATgcatgagaaaaaataaaaatcaagctTTGACTTGCATCAGTCCGAAAAAAGCCTGATGTTCCtttataaatcaaaaacatCTCCACTAAACTTCACGACACGTGACGTAGCCTATTGTTCTTTGAAGGGGGCCCCTCTATACCTTTTTTACTACTGCCAACCAGTCTAAACTTGTTTGTAGTGCTGTTTGAAGATTCCCTTTTGTGAGGGCCACAAAAACAAATCAGTACCCTACACAATGGCTTAAGGATCTATTGTGCTCCATATTGTTATACAGTTTTGTTATTGGAGCCATGAACCTAAAGGAAGCTTTTAATgtagaaataaagaaatgggTCTGTGCGATAGACTTTTTAAAAAGTTCACTAAAAGCTGACAAAAGTTTTACTATTTTCCAATATGTTGTTTTGAAACTCCCTTAATAGTCATGCAATGCCACAAATGCACGTGCAGTTAAAAGAACTTCCGTACGTATATAATAGAAAACCTGTTAAAGTCAGGATATGTGAATCAGAAAATGTTGAAGGGTTACTTCAAGATGTTTAATAACATTAGAAAATGTGTTAAAGTGTTTTCGTGCCAAAAGGTGACTTATTAACTGCCTTTTTTATTGACTTGACGTTACTATAATGCTATTTTACACTCAACCAAGAACATTAATAACGGTCAGGATTGTAAAAcaataagaagaaaaataaggCCACCTTAATGATGTCCCATAGGACTCTCTTTTAAAATGAGTCTGAAGGTTTTCATGGTGAGATCATTCCTTTGAAACCATCATATGCCTGGATGTGATAAACCTGTCTTTTTATACATCATTTGGTGACAATTTACCCCAGTTTGTTTTAGTTCACTTAACTAACATCATTTCAACTAAGACAAGAGCCAGCCAGGATTTTCTCtcctgaaaaaatgaaaatgccaaGAATAGGCAACTGCAAGAATAAGTGTAAATTTAGATATATTTCCTGCATTTACAAAAGCGCACGACAAAGgataatttcattaaaaaacaggGCATCCGGTACTAACGTTGAAGTGAAACTCAAACTCATCGAAGACAAGAGCAGCTGCCGGTATCATTTCATGGACTGGAATTCCCTGGAGCGGCAGGCACTGGCGTTCAGACCAACCAGCGATGACGTCACGGGAGGAAATGGAACCTGGAGCCTCGGGCGCAGGGAACACACAACACTCCTCAATGGACTGAATACATTTGCGGATTTCTCGTATAACCGACTTCCAGGACCGCACTTTTTGCCTATGGATTACAATCTTTCAGCCTGTATTATTCGAATAGCGCGTTCACCGCCGCGAACCGTGGCTGCATTAAAGCGCATTAGGAGCAACCACAAGTTTTAACAGCAACTTTGCCTTCAGTTTCTCAAATCTGGCATGCAGATACATCATAACGATCTGTTTAGAGACTCgtttttattaacaaacataTCGAAACCTTTGTGCTTTCCTCCGGAGCTCACTGTAGCAAGTCAAACGCGCGCTGAAAAGTTGTGTTGATAGGATTTCCAGGAGTTTGTGAGACTGTAACGTCGGGATGGCTGCAGCTGTCTCGAGTGGACAGGCGAGATCTACACGCCGACTGGtaacaaagaaaatgtaacGAGTTTGTGCAACATTGTATCACTGGCGCCGATTCCCGCGAAACGCTTAAAAAACTTGCCGTGCGCTCGACGCATGTTGAAAAGCCGCGAAAGAAATGGAGCTCTTGGAAAACAAAGGAGCGTATTCGACCTCGTCTGTTTAATGTGGACGGCATACAGCCAGCCATGATAAACTGCAGCAGGACTCATTGTTAATGTTGGGTCGAGTCGGTATTGTGACCATGACTTAGAAGAAGAGTTGTGCCGTGTGACTTTCATGGCGAATTTTTGTCGCGAGGCCGTGTTTAGATAAAGACGACGACGTGAGGCGTTCAGGGCTATTTATATGCAAATCGGTTCCCGTCTTCTTGCGTGTGAATTTCAACCCAGAAAGGCGTGATGTCGGTGTGTGCCGCCTGCGTCCTTTTCTTGGCTTTCGTGCTGCTCGGAGGCGTGAACTCTTTGGGAGCATCTGAATGTAAATCGTACGACGAGCGCCCCAAAAACGCAGGCAAAAGCTCCGGCGCTACGCTGGACAGGAAGGTGGTCTGCAGTAACATGGAGCTCCATCAGGTGCCCTCTCCTGAATCATTTCCCAACAGGACAGTCTCTCTGTAAGTCAACACACAACTACTATGCACTGTCATTTACAATCTCTATAATGCCCTCATAAACAAATCTATCAGAACCTCTAATGCTTTTCTTTCTAAAATCCCTGCTAAAAAACGTCATAGCAAATGgtaatggtttccattacaaACACCATCATAAACCATCAGCTTTACCATTGAAACCGCTACAAACTTCCTGCGTGTAGTATTTGGGGCCTCATTCAGGTGTGTTCGGTGTTCTACTGGTACTTGTTCCCATCTGCCAAATACCACAAATACATTACCAGTAGAGACCCACAGAGACGCAAAGTTTCCATTTAAACCAGAACAATTCCCGTTATCGCCTAACCATTATACCCATTAGAAGTTCTGAGGTTGTTTCTTTCAGCAGGTATCGGTTTACGGCCTGTACTCATCTATTCATCTAATCTGGTATAAATTGTTGGTTGTTAAATGATGTTTATGAATGTATAGCTGAACTCTATCCAGGTATGTTTAATAGTGTCGCTTTGGTAGTGCACTGTAACTCTTGTTTCTTAATTCGGTTTACCTCGGATACATTTAGCCATCAACGCATTGTTATTAATATGTCCTACTCCTAGATCTAAGATGAATTTAAACCAGTCTAAAGTAGCGACAACAGTTCTGCATATCTCCTTTGGTCAGATATCTGACACATCTGTGCCTTAATATTTCTCGCATTAATAATGTTAAAGTATGAGttggtgtttgggcatagctcAACCTGACCTATATCAGAGcaattaaaaaatgtctcaTTCAACTATCAAACAAGCTTCTTAAGATacgatttgtctttttttttcttccatatTGAATGTCAGGTAATCATtcaaggtgttttttttttgttaaatacaaGATAATTTCTggatgtatataaatgtaatgggACTTGCACATCTTtccttatactgtatatgcactTTGCAGTCTGTTGaggtttgtcatttttttgtttggagTGAGTTTGCTTCCCTTTGTACTTGATGTGTGGCTGTTGGTTGGCCTTGTTTGGTTCTAAATGAAAAGCAGGCCACGTGATGGTGTCTTTCAGAGATGGACCTCAGGCATATCCGAATGCCTGAATGCTACTTTGGTTTTTCTTCACGTGCATGTGCAGAGTGCAGAGAATGCACTGAAAGGGAGGAAAGGTTAAAAGCAAAGACTTTGACCCGTGGGGAAATAATCAAAGCAATAGTGTACAGTGCTGACAGATTTAGTGCAGTTGTTTTAAAACGCTTTATGATTTGCACACTATTAAACTTGAAATTTCTCAACATCATACTGCTGTGAAGCTTTGTTACCCTTGAGTCGGAAGTGTAATTAAAATTCAGCGGTGTCAAGTTATCCGACTCCGGAAGTCTTAACATTACAATACGCAGCTGAACATGTACGTGTCTCGGTTACACATGGATATTTAAAGATTTGCTTTGGTTGGAGTATTTATGGGCTTTGAATCTTTGTGTCGttgcatgatttttttctaaGGAGGGCTTGACATATTGTGACTGAATGTGGCATTGCCAGGCTGTGCTTGTCCATGGCTGGAGACTTACTGCTTTTTGTGACCTTCTTTGACCTCCGAAAACCAATCACCTCCCGCAACCTGTTGCTGGAAACCCTTTACCACACGCATGTTGATTCTGGTTAATTTTACCAGTGTTTAAATTTGAGTCCCCCATTAAACGCCTTGTTAAATGACTGGTAATGAAACGGtttcttttgaaaataataGATTAAATTGTATCCCATCTCTTACGCTcaacacatcacatataagagaTCTCCTCAAATTACAACCTATCAGACCCCCattgtgagtaaataaacatttcctGCGGGGGTAGAAATGTAAACTGATCTTGGTGCTACTCCTGCAGTGCATAttagtttcttttttaataatttagctttttgttaaaacattcaaattgcCGTTATGCCTGAAATGGGATTTATTTCCGTCAATACGTCTGTATCCTCTAAATGTCTTAAGTAAGCTAGGCATTGTTTCTTAGTACATGAGATCTTGTTTATCTCTCTATCTATTGTATTaggaaagtgtgtttgtgtataatgTGCAGCTGTCTTTTCATGTGAGCCCCGTTACAGAGCTTATGATTCTTAGGGAACTGTTGAAAGCTACACCTGGATAAAGCCGAAGCAGTTCTTACCAAAGCACACCTGGTAACTTTAGTGATTTAGCACAGGATTGCTGCTAAATATTCCTAAATAGCTTCTTGATAACATTTACCTTTCATAGCGGACATAATGAAAGGCTGAAATGAAGGTAACATTGGGGaattcatttatacattttcatttgcaaggttttttattagttttcttTATGAATGCATATGTTGCGATTAGAGATTATATTTTGAGTGACTgtacatttatgtacattttttatattttatgaattaataCAAGACTTTTAACATTAGatatcatacacttgcagactaaCTCGAAAGTTTcaaatagaaacacactaacttaTCAAATTTGCAGGCTAGAATCGGTACATTTATCCATGcgtttcaaaaacatttaaaatgataactCATACCTCTTAtagtaattaaataatttaagctttattataaatgatgacGCTTACCATTGCGAATTGTGGTAAGGTATGATTCAGTTTTACCAATGGTTCATGTACTTACTCCAATAatgatttttgttcatttataacCAAAAAAGTTACTGATAActttaaaacagtacatttgtttattaatactataaaaatcaaatcaaatctggTATACCCACAACTTCACTTCATTTTGGGTATTGGGTTCTAGAAGAATTTAAGATAAGATTGTATCTTGCATCCGTCTCCAGCAGTGGAGACCTAAGGGTGCCAGACACTCATTTGAATGTTTACTGTCAGACTAACGTCCTTTGCACTAATATACGATTCAAAGTTGTTTATCACAGGTCTGAGATCAGTTAATGGCCAATCATTTGGTGTGACACTGTATACATGTCCTGCCCAAGAAGCGCCTACTTCCttttacagaaaaacaattAATGTAAGTTCAGAAGAAAACCTTTAAGAAGTTGTTAAACTTACATTTGTAGAAGATGTGTGTCAGTTATTATAATGGGAAATAGACATTCCAGTCActagagagaggaaagagagatcGCTGTGCTCATGAATGTCATTCTTAACTTTATCTTGCACTGTTCAGAGTCACGAGGcagtgtgtgaatgttttgcctataaacagaatatttgtTCTCAGCCATTTTTTTCTAGAACATCGTCATTAAAGTCGCCCAGAAGGAAAATGTAAACAAGCACCGTAATGCAAATGGATTAATGTGATCTGAGAGAACCGTGAGAGACAATgcgatattatttatttccca of the Triplophysa dalaica isolate WHDGS20190420 chromosome 1, ASM1584641v1, whole genome shotgun sequence genome contains:
- the LOC130425508 gene encoding LOW QUALITY PROTEIN: cytosolic beta-glucosidase (The sequence of the model RefSeq protein was modified relative to this genomic sequence to represent the inferred CDS: deleted 1 base in 1 codon) — its product is MCNIDVSAFPRDFAWGAATAAYQIEGGWNMEGKGASIWDTFCHAKGKVFEDQTGDVACNSYQLLEEDLKCIQRLGLSHHRLSMSWSRLLPDGTTNHVNLKGVEYYNKVIDDLIACNVTPMVTLYHFDLPQALQDYGGWKSTEIADIFESYAKFCFQTFGDRVNLWTTLNEPYICAKLGHEDGIFAPGIKEPGTSTYLAGHNMLRAHTKAWHCYNSHFRHLQGGKVSLNLNTDWAEPLDPGCLQDVAATERYMAFSLGWFACPVFCTGDYPESMRARIEAGSLEFGYGPRLPRFSKDEPSPLGTADFFALNYYTSRKVKDLKGACKSGELSFIRDQGAEAVIDPSWPISGVYWLAVVPDGLRKLLKHINDTYTSLPIYITENGFSQIGPVQMEDDDRCNFYQKTLQEVGKAISQDGVNVKGYFAWSLLDNFEWADGFSVRFGLFHVDFSTPELKRTIYRSGREYAAVISKHRTQTISQSWTK